A single region of the Halorussus gelatinilyticus genome encodes:
- a CDS encoding methyltransferase domain-containing protein — protein MNFQRYLSAKRTVDERAIDRGVEARLAEELRGRDAPDRDALCVLEVGSGIGSTVTRLLDRSWFPDRVDYTALDIRSENVAAARERLPSWAAARGFAVRRAGESADGSADGSARPRARADDRFVLSRGQRRAEVRFRTADAFDFLAETDREFDLVVAHAFVDLVDPADALAAFRRALAPDGLAYCPITFDGETGFDPVSDPDLEARLLDTFHRHLDASGDSRAGRHLLATASATGEVLAAAGSDWVVYPRDGGYPADEAYFLDCIVEMVAGAVRKEGKIDAERVAAWADRRREQITDAKLVYCAHQLDLLVR, from the coding sequence GTGAACTTCCAGCGCTACCTCTCGGCCAAGCGGACGGTGGACGAGCGCGCCATCGACCGGGGCGTCGAGGCCCGACTCGCCGAGGAGTTGCGCGGCCGCGACGCTCCCGACCGCGACGCCCTGTGCGTATTGGAGGTCGGGTCGGGAATCGGCTCGACCGTCACACGACTCCTCGACCGGTCGTGGTTCCCCGACCGCGTGGACTACACCGCGCTCGACATCAGGAGCGAGAACGTCGCGGCCGCGCGCGAGCGCCTGCCCTCGTGGGCCGCCGCGCGCGGGTTCGCGGTCCGGCGTGCGGGCGAGAGCGCGGACGGGAGTGCAGACGGAAGCGCGAGGCCGAGAGCGCGAGCGGACGACCGCTTCGTCCTCTCGCGGGGCCAGCGCCGGGCCGAGGTGCGGTTCCGGACCGCCGACGCCTTCGACTTTCTCGCCGAGACCGACCGCGAGTTCGACCTCGTGGTGGCCCACGCGTTCGTGGACCTCGTGGACCCCGCCGACGCGCTCGCGGCGTTCAGACGCGCCCTCGCGCCCGACGGGTTAGCGTACTGCCCCATCACCTTCGACGGTGAGACGGGCTTCGACCCCGTGAGCGACCCCGACCTCGAGGCACGGCTGCTCGATACGTTCCACCGCCATCTGGACGCCTCGGGCGACAGCAGGGCCGGACGCCACCTCCTCGCGACGGCCAGCGCCACCGGCGAGGTCCTCGCGGCGGCGGGCTCCGACTGGGTGGTCTACCCGCGCGACGGTGGCTACCCCGCCGACGAAGCCTACTTCCTCGACTGCATCGTGGAGATGGTCGCCGGAGCGGTCCGGAAGGAAGGGAAAATCGACGCCGAGCGCGTCGCGGCGTGGGCCGACCGACGGCGCGAGCAGATAACGGATGCGAAACTCGTCTACTGCGCACACCAACTCGACCTCTTGGTTCGGTGA
- a CDS encoding glycosyltransferase family 4 protein: protein MHVGLVVYGDLTATTGGFRYDRRLAGALRAAGHRVTVVSLPWRDYPRALADNLDPRVRRKLRGRRGSDRRGRREGFDLLLQDELCHPSLVGHNRAIETPIVTVVHHLRASERWPAWQKPVYRTIERRYLESTDAAVYASEATRRAAERLAGPRPSAVARPAGDRFDPGLTDGEIAARAERDPLRICFVGSLVPRKGLDVLLDGLARVDGDWRLSVVGNATDEEYAERVREQARDLGVADRTRFEGRLSDGALADRLAASHLLAVPSRFEGYGIVYLEGMGFGLPALASSAGGATELVTDGEDGFLIPPGSSEAVAAAVRTLRDDRATLREMALAARRRFERHPGWDESMATARQFLERVAAGSEAAATEVAP, encoded by the coding sequence ATGCACGTCGGACTGGTGGTGTACGGCGACCTCACCGCCACGACCGGCGGGTTCCGCTACGACCGGAGACTCGCCGGGGCGCTCCGCGCGGCGGGCCACCGCGTCACCGTCGTCTCCCTGCCGTGGCGCGACTACCCCCGCGCGCTCGCCGACAACCTCGACCCGCGCGTCCGCCGGAAACTCCGCGGTCGCCGTGGTTCCGACCGCCGCGGTCGCCGCGAGGGGTTCGACCTCCTCCTCCAAGACGAACTCTGCCATCCCTCGCTGGTCGGGCACAACCGAGCAATCGAGACGCCGATAGTCACCGTCGTCCACCACCTCCGCGCGAGCGAGCGGTGGCCCGCGTGGCAGAAACCCGTCTACCGCACGATAGAGCGTCGGTACCTCGAATCGACCGACGCCGCGGTGTACGCCAGCGAGGCGACCCGCCGGGCCGCCGAACGGCTCGCCGGACCCCGACCGTCCGCGGTCGCCCGGCCCGCGGGCGACCGCTTCGACCCCGGACTCACGGACGGGGAAATCGCCGCGCGCGCCGAGCGCGACCCGCTCCGAATCTGCTTCGTCGGCAGTCTCGTCCCGCGAAAGGGCCTCGACGTTCTGCTCGACGGACTGGCCCGCGTCGATGGCGACTGGCGACTCTCGGTCGTCGGGAACGCGACGGACGAGGAGTACGCCGAGCGAGTCCGCGAACAGGCCCGAGACCTCGGCGTCGCCGACCGAACCCGGTTCGAGGGCCGCCTCTCGGACGGCGCGCTCGCCGACCGCCTCGCGGCGAGCCACCTGTTGGCGGTTCCCTCGCGGTTCGAGGGCTACGGCATCGTCTACTTGGAGGGGATGGGCTTCGGCTTGCCCGCTCTCGCGTCGAGCGCGGGCGGCGCGACCGAACTCGTCACGGACGGCGAGGACGGCTTCCTGATTCCGCCGGGCAGTAGCGAGGCGGTCGCCGCGGCCGTCCGGACGCTCCGCGACGACCGCGCGACCCTGCGAGAGATGGCGCTCGCCGCCCGCCGCCGATTCGAGCGCCATCCCGGTTGGGACGAGTCGATGGCGACGGCCCGGCAGTTCCTCGAACGAGTCGCCGCCGGGTCGGAAGCCGCGGCGACGGAGGTCGCGCCGTGA
- a CDS encoding 6-pyruvoyl trahydropterin synthase family protein: protein MYTVTVEREFVAQHFLTVPDPGPEGDLHSHRYTAKVELAGEELNRYGYLADIDAVEERIDATVARFRDATLNDLPAFEGLNPSLEHFARIFGERFRRDLDAPEIEAVTVKLQEDSIAWASHRREV, encoded by the coding sequence ATGTACACAGTCACGGTCGAGCGCGAGTTCGTGGCACAGCACTTCCTGACGGTCCCCGACCCCGGTCCCGAGGGCGACCTCCACTCCCACCGCTACACCGCGAAAGTCGAGTTGGCCGGCGAGGAGTTGAACCGGTACGGCTACCTCGCGGATATCGACGCCGTCGAGGAGCGCATCGACGCCACGGTCGCCCGGTTCCGGGACGCCACGCTGAACGACCTGCCGGCGTTCGAGGGCCTGAACCCGAGCCTCGAACACTTCGCGCGAATCTTCGGCGAGCGGTTCCGGCGGGACCTCGACGCGCCCGAAATCGAGGCCGTGACCGTGAAACTGCAAGAAGACAGTATCGCGTGGGCCTCCCACCGCCGCGAGGTCTGA
- a CDS encoding zinc-dependent alcohol dehydrogenase, with translation MPRSLYFTEPRAVEVHERERRDPEEGEVRVGVERSAVSPGTELLVYRGEVPTEMAADATIDALADTFEFPLRYGYAAVGRVEAVGPSVDSAWLDRRVFGFNPHESHFCAPVEDVLAVPEDCSATEATYLPNVETAVNLVQDGAPRLGERAVVFGQGVVGLLTTALLGRFPLAELVTLDRYPDRRELARELGADAALDPEGDAGERLRDRLGTAGEPEECCDPDDGDVAGADLTYELSGCPDALDSAIAATGYDGRVVVGSWYGTKPTELDLGGRFHRSRVSVESSQVSTISPDLRGRWSKERRLDVAWNRLCEVDVERFVTHEFDIEDAAAAYELLDERPDEALGVVFEY, from the coding sequence ATGCCACGGTCACTCTACTTCACGGAACCGCGGGCAGTGGAGGTGCACGAGCGCGAGCGACGCGACCCCGAGGAGGGCGAGGTCCGCGTCGGCGTCGAGCGGTCGGCGGTCAGTCCCGGCACGGAACTGCTGGTCTACCGCGGCGAGGTCCCGACCGAGATGGCCGCCGACGCGACCATCGACGCGCTCGCGGACACCTTCGAGTTCCCGCTTCGGTACGGCTACGCCGCCGTCGGGCGCGTCGAGGCGGTCGGGCCGAGCGTCGATTCCGCGTGGCTCGACCGGCGCGTGTTCGGGTTCAACCCCCACGAGAGCCACTTCTGCGCGCCGGTCGAGGACGTGCTGGCCGTGCCCGAGGACTGCTCAGCGACCGAAGCCACCTACTTACCGAACGTCGAGACCGCGGTGAACCTCGTACAGGACGGCGCGCCCCGCCTCGGCGAGCGCGCAGTCGTCTTCGGGCAGGGCGTGGTCGGCCTGCTCACGACCGCGCTTCTCGGACGCTTTCCGCTCGCGGAGTTGGTGACGCTGGACCGCTACCCCGACCGGCGCGAGTTGGCGCGCGAACTCGGTGCCGACGCCGCGCTCGACCCCGAAGGCGACGCGGGCGAGCGACTTCGAGACCGACTCGGAACTGCGGGCGAACCCGAGGAGTGCTGCGACCCGGACGACGGCGATGTCGCAGGCGCGGACCTGACCTACGAACTCTCTGGCTGTCCGGACGCGCTCGATTCGGCCATCGCCGCGACGGGCTACGACGGCCGGGTCGTCGTCGGGTCGTGGTACGGGACGAAACCGACCGAACTGGACCTCGGCGGGCGATTCCACCGGAGCCGCGTCAGCGTCGAGAGCAGTCAGGTCAGCACCATCTCGCCGGACCTCCGGGGCCGGTGGTCGAAGGAGCGCCGGCTGGACGTCGCGTGGAACCGGCTGTGCGAGGTGGACGTCGAACGGTTCGTGACCCACGAGTTCGACATCGAGGACGCGGCGGCGGCGTACGAACTGCTGGACGAGCGTCCCGACGAGGCGCTCGGCGTGGTTTTCGAGTACTGA
- a CDS encoding lycopene cyclase domain-containing protein has protein sequence MPDSLTYVEFLSVFLAVPVAALAVAVARTTGESRRVLAGLLALVCIAVGYTAPWDSYLVGRGVWTYGEGVVAARFARVPLGEWLFFVLQTVATGLWYHLFAPVIDPALPGRDAPDDPESVAGPRARSASARTAGAAGWLAVAAGGAVLTVAAPRTYYLGMILLWAAPVLAFLWAVGGPVLWRERRVVAAAVAVPSLYLWVADRYAIRTGLWAIAPEYSTGLLALGLPIEEAVFFLLTNLLVVQGLLLFDWTVARAVERDALYALAGLVPGVSRRVPESVVRLAGSVAGRLPGVAEVRRRW, from the coding sequence ATGCCGGATTCGCTCACCTACGTCGAGTTCCTGTCGGTCTTCCTCGCGGTGCCAGTCGCGGCGCTGGCGGTCGCGGTGGCCCGGACGACCGGCGAGTCGCGGCGCGTCCTCGCGGGTCTCCTCGCGCTGGTCTGCATCGCGGTCGGCTACACCGCGCCGTGGGACAGCTACCTCGTCGGCCGGGGCGTCTGGACCTACGGCGAAGGCGTGGTCGCGGCCCGGTTCGCCCGCGTGCCGCTCGGCGAGTGGCTGTTCTTCGTCCTCCAGACGGTGGCGACCGGTCTCTGGTATCACCTGTTCGCGCCCGTCATCGACCCCGCGCTCCCCGGCCGGGACGCGCCCGACGACCCCGAATCCGTCGCCGGCCCGCGCGCTCGCAGTGCGAGCGCGCGGACCGCGGGCGCGGCCGGTTGGCTCGCCGTCGCCGCGGGCGGCGCGGTTCTCACCGTCGCCGCGCCCCGGACCTACTACCTCGGGATGATTCTGCTGTGGGCCGCGCCGGTCCTCGCGTTCCTCTGGGCGGTCGGCGGGCCGGTCCTCTGGCGGGAGCGCCGCGTCGTCGCCGCCGCGGTCGCGGTCCCCTCGCTGTACCTCTGGGTCGCCGACCGGTACGCCATCCGGACCGGTCTCTGGGCCATCGCGCCGGAGTACAGCACGGGACTGCTCGCGCTCGGGTTGCCGATAGAGGAGGCGGTCTTCTTCCTCCTGACGAACCTGCTGGTGGTGCAGGGACTCCTGCTGTTCGACTGGACGGTCGCCCGCGCGGTCGAACGCGACGCGCTCTACGCGCTCGCGGGCCTCGTGCCGGGGGTCTCCCGGCGCGTGCCCGAGTCGGTCGTGCGACTCGCGGGGTCGGTCGCGGGCCGACTGCCCGGCGTCGCGGAGGTGCGCCGCCGATGGTAG
- a CDS encoding Brp/Blh family beta-carotene 15,15'-dioxygenase: MVATDDGDSAAAESASRDGEGFSRALVRVAGAPAWTALALVALLFGVGLGADLPASVRYLPFLASLVVFGLPHGAADHLAVERLGGKRPLLSVGAAYLVGGGLYLAVWLVAPAVGFASFVALTWYHWGQGDCYVLLAVGDHLRTRGQRALAIAVRGGIPMVVPLVAFPEVYRSVADATLRLFDARPVAVGALDATVFDATALDAAFRPEARLAAGGGLAALSLGALALGAVRGGWTDRGWRADALETALLWAYFWVVPPILAVGLYFCLWHSVRHVLRLLTVAEDGEVGEAILARDGLGAELAGFARDALPNTVGALVVLGGLALVAPPEGGFLSLLALYLVLLAVLTLPHAAVVTWMDWREGVWSVEPAGTRTRD, translated from the coding sequence ATGGTAGCGACCGACGACGGCGATTCGGCCGCAGCCGAATCCGCCTCGCGCGACGGGGAAGGGTTCTCTCGCGCGCTCGTCCGCGTCGCGGGCGCGCCCGCGTGGACTGCGCTCGCGCTCGTCGCCCTGCTCTTCGGCGTCGGGTTGGGGGCCGACCTCCCGGCGAGCGTGCGCTATCTCCCGTTTCTGGCCAGCCTCGTCGTCTTCGGACTGCCCCACGGCGCGGCCGACCACCTCGCCGTCGAGCGGTTAGGCGGGAAGCGCCCGCTGCTCTCGGTCGGTGCGGCTTACCTCGTCGGCGGCGGGCTGTACCTCGCGGTCTGGCTGGTCGCGCCCGCGGTCGGATTCGCCTCGTTCGTCGCGCTGACGTGGTACCACTGGGGGCAGGGCGACTGCTACGTCCTGCTGGCCGTCGGCGACCACCTCCGGACGCGCGGCCAGCGCGCGCTGGCGATAGCGGTCCGGGGCGGCATCCCGATGGTGGTCCCGCTGGTCGCGTTCCCCGAAGTTTACCGGTCGGTCGCCGACGCGACGCTTCGGCTGTTCGACGCCCGGCCCGTCGCGGTCGGCGCTCTCGACGCCACCGTCTTCGACGCCACCGCCCTCGACGCCGCCTTCCGACCCGAGGCTCGACTCGCGGCCGGGGGCGGACTGGCCGCGCTCTCGCTCGGCGCGCTCGCGCTCGGGGCGGTCCGCGGAGGATGGACGGACCGCGGCTGGCGGGCCGACGCGCTCGAAACGGCCCTACTGTGGGCGTACTTCTGGGTCGTGCCGCCGATTCTCGCGGTCGGACTCTACTTCTGCCTCTGGCACTCGGTGCGCCACGTCCTCCGGTTGCTGACGGTCGCGGAGGACGGAGAAGTGGGCGAGGCGATACTGGCGCGCGACGGACTCGGGGCCGAACTCGCGGGGTTCGCTCGGGACGCGCTCCCGAACACGGTCGGCGCGCTGGTCGTCCTCGGCGGACTCGCGCTCGTCGCGCCTCCCGAAGGTGGGTTCCTGTCGCTACTCGCGCTGTATCTGGTGCTGTTGGCGGTGCTGACGCTCCCCCACGCCGCCGTCGTCACGTGGATGGACTGGCGCGAGGGCGTCTGGTCGGTCGAACCGGCGGGGACGCGGACGCGCGACTAA
- the ncsA gene encoding tRNA 2-thiolation protein NcsA, whose protein sequence is MDCDKCDRESVMHAAYSGLHLCEDHFVASVDKRVRRRIREDDLVPSDATPEDPQTWVIGLSGGKDSVVLTDILHRTFEKDPRIELVALTIHEGIEGYRDESVDACEELTERLDIRHELVTYEDEFDVRMDDVVEKDPEGMAACAYCGVFRRDLLSKYAERFDADKLLTGHNLDDEAETALMNFLEGDVAQIAKHFDASLGNFEERGEQDDFVPRAKPLRDVPEKEVALYAHVKDLPAHITECPHAEEAYRGEIQELLYQLEENHPGTRHSIMSGYEELAALAAEEFGARDGGSTDLGECEQCGASTTRDVCRKCSLLESIHAV, encoded by the coding sequence ATGGACTGCGACAAATGCGACCGCGAGTCGGTCATGCACGCCGCGTACTCGGGGTTGCACCTCTGCGAGGACCACTTCGTCGCCTCCGTGGACAAGCGCGTCCGGCGGCGCATCCGCGAGGACGACCTCGTTCCGAGCGACGCCACGCCGGAGGACCCTCAGACGTGGGTGATAGGGCTGTCTGGCGGGAAGGACAGCGTCGTGCTGACCGACATCCTCCACCGGACGTTCGAGAAGGACCCCCGAATCGAACTGGTCGCGCTGACGATTCACGAGGGCATCGAGGGCTACCGCGACGAGAGCGTGGACGCCTGCGAGGAGTTGACCGAGCGACTGGACATCCGCCACGAACTGGTGACCTACGAAGACGAGTTCGACGTGCGGATGGACGACGTGGTGGAGAAAGACCCCGAGGGGATGGCCGCCTGCGCGTACTGCGGGGTGTTCCGCCGGGACCTGCTCTCGAAGTACGCCGAGCGGTTCGACGCCGACAAACTCCTGACCGGCCACAATCTGGACGACGAGGCCGAGACCGCGCTGATGAACTTTCTGGAAGGCGACGTGGCCCAGATCGCCAAGCACTTCGACGCGAGTCTGGGCAACTTCGAAGAACGCGGCGAGCAGGACGACTTCGTTCCGCGCGCGAAACCGCTCCGCGACGTGCCCGAGAAGGAGGTCGCGCTCTACGCCCACGTCAAGGACCTCCCGGCTCACATCACGGAGTGTCCCCACGCCGAGGAGGCCTACCGCGGCGAGATTCAGGAACTGCTCTACCAGCTCGAAGAGAACCACCCCGGCACGCGCCACTCCATTATGTCGGGCTACGAGGAGTTGGCCGCCCTCGCGGCCGAGGAGTTCGGCGCGCGCGACGGCGGTTCGACCGACCTCGGCGAGTGCGAGCAGTGCGGCGCTTCGACGACCCGCGACGTCTGCCGGAAGTGTTCGCTACTGGAGTCGATTCACGCGGTCTGA
- the ftsZ gene encoding cell division protein FtsZ, with amino-acid sequence MQDIVQDALENAEEESREMDASADGDEFGDPRIVIVGCGGAGNNTVNRLYNIGVEGADTVAINTDKQHLKMIEADTKILVGKSLTNGLGAGGDPSMGERATEMAQGTIKEVLGDADLVFVTAGMGGGTGTGAAPVVSKIAKEQGAIVVGMVSTPFNVERARTVKAEEGLEKLRNEADSIIVLDNNRLLDYVPNLPIGKAFSVMDQIIAETVKGISETITQPSLINLDYADMTSIMNQGGVAVMLVGETQDKNKTEEVVRDAMNHPLLDVDYRGASGGLVHITGGPDLTLKEAESIASNITERLEASANVIWGARIQDNYKGKVRVMAIMTGVQSAQVLGPSTQKQADKSRQEMRDVDAQSFDASQNVEGIDGLGDSGGTHEATDQSSDAWGTQSDGGQDQVEQSNGLDVIR; translated from the coding sequence ATGCAGGATATCGTTCAGGACGCGCTGGAGAACGCCGAAGAGGAGAGCCGCGAGATGGACGCCTCGGCGGACGGCGACGAGTTCGGCGACCCCCGAATCGTCATCGTCGGCTGTGGCGGTGCCGGGAACAACACGGTCAACCGGCTCTACAACATCGGCGTCGAAGGCGCGGACACCGTCGCCATCAACACCGACAAACAGCACCTCAAGATGATCGAGGCCGACACGAAGATTCTGGTCGGCAAGAGCCTGACCAACGGTCTCGGTGCTGGTGGCGACCCCTCGATGGGCGAGCGCGCCACCGAGATGGCCCAAGGCACCATCAAAGAGGTTCTCGGCGACGCAGACCTCGTGTTCGTCACAGCAGGCATGGGCGGCGGCACGGGCACCGGTGCGGCACCGGTCGTCTCCAAAATCGCCAAAGAGCAGGGCGCAATCGTCGTCGGGATGGTCTCGACGCCGTTCAACGTCGAGCGCGCCCGCACGGTGAAGGCCGAGGAGGGCCTCGAAAAACTTCGCAACGAAGCGGACTCCATCATCGTGCTGGACAACAACCGACTGCTCGACTACGTGCCGAACCTGCCCATCGGCAAGGCGTTCTCGGTGATGGACCAGATCATCGCCGAGACCGTCAAGGGCATCTCGGAGACCATCACCCAACCGTCGCTCATCAACCTCGACTACGCCGACATGACCTCTATCATGAATCAGGGCGGCGTCGCGGTGATGCTCGTCGGCGAAACCCAAGACAAGAACAAGACCGAGGAAGTCGTCCGCGACGCGATGAACCACCCGCTGCTCGACGTGGACTACAGGGGCGCGTCGGGCGGACTGGTCCACATCACGGGCGGCCCGGACCTCACGCTCAAGGAGGCCGAGTCCATCGCCAGCAACATCACCGAGCGCCTCGAAGCCAGCGCGAACGTCATCTGGGGCGCGCGCATCCAAGACAACTACAAGGGCAAGGTCCGGGTCATGGCCATCATGACCGGCGTTCAGAGCGCGCAGGTCCTCGGACCCTCAACCCAGAAGCAGGCCGACAAGTCCCGCCAGGAGATGCGGGACGTGGACGCCCAGTCGTTCGACGCCAGCCAGAACGTCGAGGGCATCGACGGTCTCGGCGACTCCGGGGGCACTCACGAGGCGACCGACCAGTCGTCGGACGCGTGGGGCACCCAGAGCGACGGCGGACAGGACCAGGTCGAACAGAGCAACGGGCTCGACGTAATTCGCTGA
- a CDS encoding ribbon-helix-helix domain-containing protein: protein MERVTLRIPKQQIEEVEQMVETGEFPNRSEAIRAAVRDMLNEHEDGQTEQTTNKRSWAKV from the coding sequence ATGGAGCGTGTGACACTTCGCATTCCGAAACAGCAGATCGAGGAAGTCGAACAGATGGTCGAGACCGGGGAGTTCCCGAACCGCAGCGAGGCGATTCGGGCCGCCGTTCGAGACATGCTGAACGAACACGAAGACGGCCAGACCGAGCAGACGACCAACAAGCGCTCGTGGGCCAAGGTGTAG
- a CDS encoding double zinc ribbon domain-containing protein — MSKITFRADEELVERIEARDASKSEIMREALREYLDAGDRRADSGPERAPRDGRTPSAARESREERPRRRDDGRGDVTHRESGRADSLDALLAERVDELVAERLAAWEARDRTAERAQDVNVNVTLERDARADAGRGANASDGSSDRDVTASQGSDGRAADRPDDRATADPADRENDCGQCGETLSDDHVYCPNCGEKASRRVFCECGDEVRSDWGFCPSCGRRTPAADVLDRS; from the coding sequence ATGAGCAAGATAACCTTCCGCGCGGACGAGGAACTGGTCGAGCGCATCGAGGCCCGCGACGCCTCCAAGAGCGAGATCATGCGCGAGGCGCTCCGCGAGTACCTCGACGCGGGCGACCGGCGTGCCGACAGCGGCCCGGAGCGTGCGCCGCGAGACGGGCGCACGCCGTCCGCGGCCCGTGAATCCCGCGAGGAGCGCCCGCGTCGGCGTGACGACGGACGCGGCGACGTCACTCACCGCGAATCCGGACGCGCCGACAGTCTCGACGCGCTCCTCGCCGAGCGCGTGGACGAACTCGTGGCCGAGCGACTCGCCGCGTGGGAGGCCCGCGACCGCACCGCCGAGCGCGCGCAGGACGTGAACGTCAACGTGACGCTCGAACGCGACGCGCGAGCCGACGCGGGCCGAGGTGCGAACGCGTCAGACGGGTCGTCGGACAGAGACGTGACCGCCTCGCAGGGGTCCGACGGTCGCGCCGCGGACCGTCCCGACGACCGCGCCACCGCCGACCCCGCCGACCGCGAGAACGATTGCGGGCAGTGCGGGGAGACGCTGTCGGACGACCACGTTTACTGTCCGAACTGCGGCGAGAAGGCGTCCCGGCGCGTCTTCTGCGAGTGCGGCGACGAAGTGCGGTCGGACTGGGGTTTCTGCCCGAGTTGCGGCCGTCGGACGCCCGCCGCCGACGTCCTCGACCGCTCGTAA
- a CDS encoding YgaP family membrane protein: MDYQQNVGGIDRIVRGVLGIWLVAVAISAFLDEKRVTAATAAIAGAGLLRNAQAQHCGGNALLGIDTTSDESAE; the protein is encoded by the coding sequence ATGGACTACCAGCAGAACGTCGGCGGTATCGACCGCATCGTTCGGGGCGTCCTCGGCATCTGGCTCGTCGCCGTCGCCATCAGCGCGTTCCTCGACGAGAAGCGCGTGACGGCCGCGACCGCGGCCATCGCGGGCGCTGGACTCCTCCGCAACGCCCAAGCACAGCACTGCGGCGGGAACGCGCTGTTGGGCATCGACACGACCTCCGACGAATCGGCGGAGTGA
- a CDS encoding DUF21 domain-containing protein: protein MLELPRSLLAAGAVVVLLALSAFFSSSETAIFSLSVEWMAERAAAGDRRAALLSALREDPHRLLVTLLVGNNLVNVALSSVVTVVLVGALPAGLAVTAATVVVTSLVLIFGEIIPKSYGLGNGERWSLRVARPLSLVERALYPLVVLFDALTRGTSQRLGGDTDIEEQYLDD from the coding sequence ATGCTCGAACTTCCACGGTCGTTGCTGGCCGCCGGAGCGGTCGTCGTACTCCTCGCGCTCAGTGCCTTCTTCTCCAGCAGCGAGACGGCCATCTTCTCGCTCTCCGTCGAGTGGATGGCCGAGCGCGCGGCCGCGGGCGACCGACGCGCGGCCCTGCTCTCGGCGTTGCGCGAGGACCCACACCGGCTGCTCGTGACCCTGCTCGTCGGCAACAACCTCGTGAACGTCGCGCTCTCCAGCGTCGTGACGGTCGTCCTCGTGGGCGCGCTTCCGGCGGGACTGGCCGTCACCGCCGCGACGGTCGTCGTCACCTCGCTGGTCCTGATATTCGGCGAGATCATCCCGAAGTCGTACGGACTCGGCAACGGCGAACGGTGGTCGCTCCGGGTCGCCCGGCCCCTGTCGCTCGTCGAGCGCGCTCTCTACCCTCTCGTCGTGCTGTTCGACGCGCTCACCCGCGGTACGAGTCAGCGCCTCGGCGGCGACACGGACATCGAGGAGCAGTACCTCGACGACTGA
- a CDS encoding redoxin domain-containing protein, producing the protein MGESGGPTVGSQAPAFTAPLATPDGSVSEVSLSSLRLDGAVLLVFQPTDFESESFAQRHALGEYDWFTADDRLRVVGVNRARPRTDREFADYLDVTYPFCSDRDLSIAESYGVTYRAFGVARRARPACFFVDPEGTIRYRWVGDRNRTGRVRPQVRDLYETVMDVLGRPEIESFGFA; encoded by the coding sequence ATGGGAGAATCGGGCGGTCCGACCGTCGGCTCGCAGGCCCCGGCGTTCACCGCGCCGCTGGCGACGCCCGACGGGTCGGTGTCGGAGGTGTCGCTGTCGTCGCTGCGCTTGGACGGCGCGGTGTTGCTGGTGTTCCAACCGACCGACTTCGAATCCGAGTCGTTCGCCCAGCGACACGCGCTCGGCGAGTACGACTGGTTCACCGCCGACGACCGGCTCCGCGTCGTCGGCGTGAACCGCGCCAGACCGCGAACCGACCGGGAGTTCGCCGACTACCTCGACGTGACCTACCCCTTCTGCTCGGACCGCGACCTCTCTATCGCCGAGTCCTACGGCGTCACCTACCGGGCGTTCGGCGTCGCCCGGCGGGCGCGCCCGGCCTGCTTCTTCGTGGACCCCGAGGGGACGATTCGGTACCGCTGGGTCGGCGACCGGAACCGGACCGGCCGGGTCCGCCCGCAGGTCCGGGACCTCTACGAGACCGTGATGGACGTGCTGGGTCGGCCAGAGATCGAGAGCTTCGGCTTCGCCTGA